The sequence below is a genomic window from Streptomyces sp. V1I1.
CGCCGCGGGTGAAGGGGTACGAGCCGGACTCGCCCAGCTTCTCGGCCGGGTCCCACCCCTCCAGTGCATCCGGCCCGTAGACCGGTTCGATGGGCAGTCCCGACTCGGACTCGCGCGCCATGATGTGTGCCTCCGCTGAAGCTACTCGTTGGTAACCGACCCTCGCGACGGACTGTAGCGGCGGGCCCGGTACGGGTGGAGGGCCACGCGCTGGGACCTTCCTCACAGCTTCTTCCCCATAATGCGCGGGATTGCGCAACCGGGCAGAGCGGGAATCTGTCTCATGAGGCACAGGAAATACAGGGGGGACGTACATGCTTCGGAAAGCCGTCATACATAGAGCTGTCATACGCAGAGCCGGCATACGCAGAACCGGCATACGCAGGGCCGTCATACGCAGAACACTCGCCGCGGCCGCCGTGCTGGCCGTGACCACCGGCTGTATGGCGCAGGCGGCCACCGGCCGGCCGGTGGCCGACGCGAAGCCGGGCAGCACAACGCCCGCGCCGGGCGCCACTTCGACGCCGACGCCTTCCGCGTCGGACCCGGGCACGCCGTCGGCGAAGCCGAGCGAGTCCGCCACGACCGCGAAGCCCGAGGTCCTGATGGCGAGCGGCTCGAAGGGCGAGCGGGTGCGCGAGCTACAGGCCAGGCTGGCTCAGATCGGCTGGTTCGACGACACCCCGACCGGTACGTACGGACCGGTGACGGTTGCGTCCGTCAAGGGCTTCCAGGGCAAGCGCGGGCTGCCGACGACGGGCGACACGGACACCGTGACCTGGCAGAAGCTGCTCGCCATGACGAAGAAGCCGACGCGCGACGAGCTGAACGGCAGGACCGTGAACAAGCCGTCGGCGAAGCTGGACCCGCGCTGCAAGACGGGCCGGGTGATGTGCATCAGCAAGACCACCCGCACACTCTCCTGGGTGATCGACGGCAAGGTGCAGTCGACGATGGACGTGCGGTTCGGCTCTCAGTACACGCCGACGCGTGAGGGCGCCTTCAGCGTCTTCCAGAAGTCACGGCACCATGTCTCGTCGATCTACCACACGCCCATGCCGTACGCGATGTTCTTCAGCGGCGGCCAGGCGGTGCACTACTCGGCGGACTTCGCGGCGCGGGGCTACAACGGCGCTTCGCACGGCTGCGTCAATGTCCGGAACGAGGGGAAGCTCGCCTCGCTCTTCTCGCAGGTCCGCAACGGTGACCGCGTGGTCATCTATTGGTGAGCGCGAGGGGTGAGTGTGGCGCGGGCGG
It includes:
- a CDS encoding L,D-transpeptidase family protein, with the translated sequence MLRKAVIHRAVIRRAGIRRTGIRRAVIRRTLAAAAVLAVTTGCMAQAATGRPVADAKPGSTTPAPGATSTPTPSASDPGTPSAKPSESATTAKPEVLMASGSKGERVRELQARLAQIGWFDDTPTGTYGPVTVASVKGFQGKRGLPTTGDTDTVTWQKLLAMTKKPTRDELNGRTVNKPSAKLDPRCKTGRVMCISKTTRTLSWVIDGKVQSTMDVRFGSQYTPTREGAFSVFQKSRHHVSSIYHTPMPYAMFFSGGQAVHYSADFAARGYNGASHGCVNVRNEGKLASLFSQVRNGDRVVIYW